In one window of Candidatus Zixiibacteriota bacterium DNA:
- a CDS encoding M67 family metallopeptidase has translation MKPTFRLTARAREEIARHARETFPEECCGVVLNDGAADHVRRLKNIQNQLHALDPQTYPRTAAIAYAVNPQELDALIREAESRGARLKAFYHSHPEHEAYFSAEDKAFAMPFGEPTFPEAAQLVVSIYGDEVKRIAAYRWSDEEKDFIEVPLETV, from the coding sequence ATGAAACCGACCTTTCGGCTGACCGCGCGCGCGCGCGAGGAAATCGCCCGCCACGCCCGGGAAACCTTCCCCGAAGAATGCTGCGGCGTCGTTTTGAACGACGGTGCCGCGGACCACGTCCGGCGGTTGAAGAATATCCAAAACCAGCTCCATGCCCTCGACCCGCAGACCTATCCCCGCACGGCGGCCATCGCCTACGCGGTGAACCCCCAGGAGCTCGACGCGCTCATCCGCGAGGCCGAGTCGCGCGGCGCCCGCCTGAAGGCCTTTTACCATTCCCACCCCGAGCACGAGGCCTACTTTTCGGCCGAGGACAAGGCTTTCGCCATGCCCTTCGGCGAGCCCACGTTTCCGGAAGCTGCCCAGCTGGTGGTCTCGATCTACGGGGACGAGGTCAAACGCATCGCCGCCTACCGCTGGTCCGACGAGGAGAAAGACTTTATCGAAGTCCCGCTGGAGACGGTCTGA
- a CDS encoding alpha/beta hydrolase, which produces MSAPQSRFLDARGLPIHCLEWGEPGGRPLILVHGWRDHARSWSYFVDALRAQSDRPLRIVAPDCRGHGDSGWAGPGGYYHFPDYVHDLDCVIEALGAPVVTLVGHSMGGTISFLYSGTFPERVERLVLIEGIGPIGMAFRDAPLRMAKFLSELRAIRQRTTVAFDSFEYSSLEEAARRFQHAHPRLSPERALELTRWGMRRNGNGKWVWKFDPLHRTTSPQPFYAEQAIEFYRRIACPVLVATGAESRQAPRPDLPQRLAAFRDCRCITIGRAGHMVHQDNPEELAAAILDFLR; this is translated from the coding sequence ATGTCCGCCCCGCAGTCACGATTCCTCGACGCTCGCGGTCTTCCCATTCACTGTCTGGAGTGGGGCGAGCCCGGCGGCAGGCCTCTCATCCTGGTTCACGGGTGGCGCGATCACGCGCGGAGCTGGAGTTACTTCGTCGACGCGCTGCGCGCGCAATCGGACCGTCCGCTCAGGATCGTCGCGCCGGACTGCCGCGGCCACGGCGACAGCGGCTGGGCGGGGCCGGGCGGGTACTATCACTTTCCCGACTACGTCCACGATCTGGACTGCGTGATCGAGGCTCTCGGTGCGCCCGTCGTGACGCTCGTCGGGCACTCGATGGGCGGGACCATTTCCTTTCTGTATTCCGGCACGTTTCCCGAGCGCGTCGAGCGACTGGTTCTGATCGAAGGAATCGGCCCGATCGGAATGGCTTTCCGCGACGCGCCGCTGCGCATGGCGAAATTCCTCTCCGAGCTGCGGGCGATCCGTCAGCGCACGACCGTGGCGTTCGACAGCTTCGAGTATTCGTCGCTTGAAGAGGCCGCCCGGCGCTTCCAGCACGCGCATCCGCGGCTGAGCCCCGAGCGCGCCCTCGAGCTCACGCGCTGGGGGATGCGCCGAAACGGTAACGGCAAATGGGTGTGGAAATTCGACCCGCTCCACCGTACCACCTCGCCCCAGCCGTTCTACGCCGAGCAGGCGATCGAGTTCTACCGGAGAATCGCTTGCCCGGTCCTCGTCGCGACGGGGGCCGAGAGCAGGCAGGCCCCCCGACCCGATCTCCCCCAGCGGCTCGCGGCGTTTCGCGACTGCCGCTGCATAACGATCGGCCGCGCCGGCCATATGGTGCACCAGGACAATCCGGAGGAGCTGGCGGCGGCGATCCTGGATTTTCTTCGATGA